In the genome of Deltaproteobacteria bacterium, one region contains:
- a CDS encoding sigma-70 family RNA polymerase sigma factor: protein MVLRRCRRLLGEGDEASDAMHDVFVQVIRRQEKLVLTAPSSLLYKMATDICLNKIRTKVRHPETRDERLLNMIAHDENLESMTEIRSILGQLFKHEETSTRTMAVLHYVDRMTLEQVADMVGLSVSGVRKRLRVFQQKSKALMEAAA from the coding sequence ATGGTGCTTCGGCGATGCAGGCGTTTGCTTGGAGAAGGGGATGAAGCGTCTGATGCCATGCACGATGTATTTGTGCAGGTCATTCGGCGTCAGGAGAAGCTTGTGCTTACAGCTCCGTCATCTCTGCTCTACAAAATGGCGACAGACATTTGCTTGAACAAGATTCGCACCAAGGTGCGGCATCCAGAAACCCGGGACGAGCGTTTATTGAATATGATTGCCCACGATGAAAATTTGGAAAGTATGACCGAGATTCGGTCGATATTGGGGCAGCTCTTTAAGCACGAAGAAACTTCAACCAGGACCATGGCAGTGTTGCATTACGTAGACAGAATGACTTTGGAGCAGGTGGCCGACATGGTGGGCCTATCCGTCTCAGGTGTTCGCAAGCGTTTACGGGTGTTTCAACAAAAGTCTAAGGCATTGATGGAGGCAGCGGCATGA
- a CDS encoding DUF1595 domain-containing protein, which yields MVHVRKPHHTPASWLPGLLTTCSLMLAIACTSSAVTPPESPLLALTPTEFNNTIADLYAFPRNGESWPEPHPVAETIAPPLGERAGLFGQAAIEVLPWPWVFPDEIGLDEFEGMGDGQIPSAYQVEEIQKAANHFAAYSLVSPIFFTCENWDNLANEEATTCGWSSILRFAQRAWRRPMTEAEITRLETYWNQTRNAATLPEAVAL from the coding sequence ATGGTTCACGTTCGCAAGCCTCACCACACACCCGCTTCGTGGTTACCAGGCTTACTCACCACCTGCTCCTTGATGCTGGCAATAGCCTGCACGAGTTCCGCGGTCACGCCGCCGGAATCACCGCTCTTGGCGCTCACCCCCACCGAATTCAACAACACCATCGCGGACCTTTACGCGTTTCCCCGCAATGGCGAGAGTTGGCCAGAGCCCCACCCGGTGGCTGAAACAATTGCTCCGCCTCTGGGCGAACGGGCTGGACTCTTTGGCCAAGCTGCCATCGAAGTCCTTCCGTGGCCTTGGGTGTTTCCCGATGAAATCGGCTTAGACGAATTTGAAGGTATGGGCGACGGGCAAATTCCTTCAGCCTACCAAGTTGAGGAAATTCAGAAAGCTGCGAACCATTTTGCTGCCTACAGCCTGGTCTCACCCATCTTTTTCACATGTGAAAACTGGGACAACCTAGCCAATGAAGAAGCAACAACTTGCGGCTGGTCCTCTATCCTGCGTTTTGCCCAGCGCGCTTGGCGCCGCCCCATGACAGAGGCAGAGATAACGCGTCTGGAAACCTACTGGAACCAAACCCGTAATGCCGCAACATTGCCAGAAGCCGTGGCACT
- a CDS encoding caspase family protein, with product MMQTSSQILAKIARFLTPGFVALCLLMGLSVSSDAWAGERRALLVGSNVAPPGLVPLRYAHTDARKMRDVLVELGGIEPANATLLLDPTAQELKASLELLRSGSTSAEQVIFYYSGHANHEGLFLKGEALPLSEVRAFLKDEATKVRVAILDSCESGAMTQVKGGKMRPGVDIQWAHEPAVEGAVLITSSTAEEASVERDDLGGSLFSHFFVSGLRGAADSNQDRKVTLEEAYTYSYEHTLARSTESRTGLQHPTYEYKITGQKQLVVSWLEMPSVMTFGNGVAGSYLVFDRARDQVVAEVNKQAGAQRKLWLPEGDYYIKKRLPSAVLVQKVALAKGANHQVRDQEMHTVPYEEDVTKGYTSAVFEPSWKYGSPYLTNTAYTLRRGEWSVGLQKAQVGLNDDVTLSFDVLGTALLTPALMAKYRLVNHEDWLLSLEAGFTQSFFGRAFYGSQRSYLGLRAGLITSWRVLPSLILSWNTHWVLDSGPDLWGFGKSDEDEKWQVEWETQAITAGTSITWVLGENHMLQLYLEGRNVVIAPDAFDENPWSWGGSFVYAYSFGIFKIAAGVGRAPFVSATKSIALSEQGLGPVLDLWWRW from the coding sequence ATGATGCAGACCAGTTCTCAAATATTGGCAAAAATAGCCCGGTTTTTAACACCGGGCTTTGTTGCGTTGTGCTTGTTGATGGGCCTGTCAGTATCAAGTGACGCATGGGCCGGTGAGCGCCGAGCACTTTTGGTGGGATCCAATGTGGCGCCGCCGGGTTTAGTGCCTCTGCGTTATGCACACACCGATGCCCGCAAGATGCGTGATGTGCTGGTGGAGCTTGGCGGCATTGAGCCAGCGAACGCCACACTTCTTTTAGATCCCACAGCACAAGAGCTGAAAGCTTCGTTGGAGTTGTTGCGAAGTGGTTCGACCAGCGCTGAGCAAGTGATTTTCTATTACTCGGGCCATGCCAATCACGAGGGTTTGTTTCTCAAAGGCGAAGCTCTGCCCTTGTCTGAAGTGCGCGCTTTTCTAAAAGACGAAGCCACGAAAGTGCGTGTGGCCATTTTAGACTCATGCGAATCGGGCGCCATGACCCAGGTGAAGGGCGGCAAAATGCGCCCCGGTGTGGATATTCAATGGGCCCATGAGCCTGCGGTTGAAGGCGCGGTCTTGATCACGTCGAGCACCGCTGAGGAAGCCTCGGTGGAGCGCGATGATTTGGGTGGCTCTTTGTTTTCGCACTTCTTTGTAAGTGGTCTGAGGGGCGCCGCTGATAGCAACCAAGACCGAAAAGTGACGTTGGAAGAAGCGTATACTTACAGTTATGAACATACGCTCGCACGCTCTACGGAATCTCGTACGGGTCTGCAGCACCCAACTTATGAGTACAAGATTACCGGGCAAAAGCAGCTGGTGGTGAGCTGGCTCGAGATGCCTTCTGTGATGACTTTCGGCAATGGAGTGGCCGGTAGCTACTTGGTATTTGATAGAGCCCGCGACCAAGTTGTGGCCGAGGTGAATAAGCAAGCAGGTGCTCAGCGTAAGCTCTGGCTCCCAGAAGGGGACTACTACATCAAGAAACGCTTGCCTTCTGCGGTGTTGGTGCAAAAAGTGGCGCTGGCCAAAGGTGCCAACCATCAGGTGCGGGACCAAGAAATGCACACCGTGCCTTACGAGGAGGATGTGACCAAGGGATACACATCTGCTGTGTTTGAGCCTTCGTGGAAATATGGGTCGCCTTATCTCACGAATACCGCCTATACACTTCGCCGCGGCGAGTGGAGTGTGGGTTTGCAAAAGGCTCAAGTGGGGCTAAACGATGACGTGACCTTGTCATTTGATGTCTTGGGTACAGCGCTTCTTACACCTGCGTTGATGGCCAAGTACCGATTGGTGAATCATGAAGATTGGCTCCTCTCTTTGGAGGCAGGTTTTACCCAGTCGTTTTTTGGCCGAGCTTTTTACGGGTCGCAGCGCTCTTATCTTGGTTTGCGGGCTGGTCTAATTACATCGTGGCGGGTGTTGCCGTCGCTGATATTATCCTGGAATACCCACTGGGTCTTGGATTCTGGTCCCGACCTCTGGGGTTTTGGAAAGTCGGATGAAGATGAAAAATGGCAGGTGGAGTGGGAAACCCAAGCGATTACCGCAGGAACCAGTATCACCTGGGTGCTGGGTGAGAATCATATGTTGCAGCTCTATCTCGAGGGCCGCAATGTGGTGATTGCGCCTGATGCATTTGATGAAAACCCATGGAGCTGGGGCGGAAGCTTTGTTTACGCCTATTCATTTGGGATTTTCAAAATCGCCGCCGGGGTAGGGCGCGCACCCTTTGTATCCGCAACGAAATCCATCGCGCTGAGCGAACAAGGTCTTGGGCCGGTGCTAGATTTATGGTGGCGGTGGTAG